One segment of Pseudobythopirellula maris DNA contains the following:
- a CDS encoding PEP-CTERM sorting domain-containing protein encodes MTKITQYLRTVAAAVALTILLATTAHAQLIVTEIMADPGTNTSSSDPAWEWIELWNNTDNAIDFSATPYVIDDDDADADNDFNSSTYAQLSQPNLNVGVIPAGGIAVLYNQFELDDTYDGDYQFEDAWGTQNSQGQPITYIPFTINDNPSAGSGPVDYNFLFPGLSNSDDQVGLWSSYSAYSSETPLNGPGSLADDFTTNNTVSGVYYGDPPTTRSVQWRGVGDFKDFNNWVRSEPDVAGAVVTNVIAEEGEGVLNGTDFGSPGITHGTGAAPAGELVITEIMMDPNFSDFQWEWIEVHNNTGAAIDFGSTPYVFDDFRGNDLTEANITSGVIPDGSTAVLFNEANSDLFDLANDLGENPAPDVLMERAWGSGINFIPVSTWSSLNNLQGETSVGDKIGIWSSLADYEAEPNDDPDPTGDEGETVRTFDNATVVVEYEFGQNGWDDYVFNSGTSIYLEDLSFDPSDPASWGVSGDGPDLFVGYPAASVEGDLIIYPADDTGSPGLFLAQPILVGDYNDNGVVDAADFTVWRDNFETDASLPNRDPGLSGDISMDDYAAWVANFGETLDAMSNASSAAVPEPAALAVLAMGLAGLVSRRRR; translated from the coding sequence ATGACCAAGATCACCCAATACCTGCGGACCGTGGCGGCCGCCGTCGCCCTGACGATTCTCCTCGCGACAACCGCGCACGCCCAGCTGATTGTCACCGAGATCATGGCCGACCCTGGCACCAACACCAGTTCGAGCGACCCGGCCTGGGAGTGGATCGAGCTCTGGAACAATACCGATAACGCCATCGATTTTTCGGCGACGCCCTATGTCATCGATGACGACGACGCGGACGCGGATAACGACTTCAACTCGAGCACTTACGCGCAGCTCTCTCAGCCCAACCTGAATGTCGGCGTGATCCCCGCTGGCGGGATTGCCGTGCTCTACAACCAATTCGAGTTGGACGACACCTACGACGGCGATTACCAATTCGAGGACGCCTGGGGCACGCAGAACAGCCAGGGACAACCGATCACCTACATCCCCTTCACTATCAACGACAACCCGTCCGCCGGTTCGGGCCCGGTGGACTACAACTTCCTCTTCCCCGGTTTGTCGAACAGTGACGACCAAGTCGGTTTGTGGTCGTCCTACTCCGCTTACAGCTCGGAGACGCCGCTCAATGGCCCCGGCAGCCTGGCCGACGACTTCACGACCAATAACACCGTTTCGGGCGTCTACTACGGCGATCCCCCCACGACCAGGTCGGTGCAGTGGCGTGGCGTCGGCGACTTCAAGGATTTCAATAACTGGGTCCGCTCCGAGCCCGATGTGGCCGGCGCCGTCGTGACCAATGTGATCGCCGAAGAGGGTGAAGGCGTGCTCAACGGCACCGACTTCGGCAGCCCCGGCATCACCCACGGCACGGGCGCGGCCCCCGCCGGCGAGTTGGTGATCACCGAGATCATGATGGACCCGAATTTCTCCGACTTTCAGTGGGAATGGATCGAGGTTCACAACAACACCGGGGCGGCGATTGACTTCGGCAGCACGCCTTACGTGTTCGACGACTTCCGCGGGAACGACCTCACCGAGGCGAATATCACCTCCGGCGTGATCCCCGACGGCTCGACGGCGGTGCTGTTCAACGAGGCCAACAGCGACCTCTTTGATCTGGCGAACGACCTGGGCGAGAACCCCGCTCCCGACGTGCTCATGGAGCGGGCCTGGGGCTCAGGCATCAACTTCATCCCCGTCTCCACATGGTCGAGTCTCAACAACTTGCAGGGCGAGACTTCGGTGGGCGACAAGATCGGCATCTGGTCGTCGCTTGCCGACTACGAGGCGGAGCCGAATGACGATCCCGATCCCACCGGTGACGAGGGTGAGACGGTTCGCACTTTCGACAACGCCACCGTGGTTGTTGAGTACGAATTCGGCCAGAACGGCTGGGACGATTACGTGTTCAACTCAGGCACCTCGATCTACCTGGAGGACCTCAGCTTCGACCCGAGCGATCCCGCCAGCTGGGGCGTCTCCGGAGACGGCCCGGACCTCTTCGTTGGGTACCCCGCCGCATCGGTCGAAGGCGATTTGATCATCTACCCGGCCGACGACACGGGCTCGCCGGGATTGTTCTTGGCCCAGCCGATCCTTGTGGGCGACTACAACGACAACGGCGTGGTTGACGCGGCCGACTTCACCGTGTGGCGTGACAACTTCGAAACCGACGCCTCGTTGCCCAACCGCGACCCGGGTCTCTCGGGCGACATCTCGATGGACGACTACGCCGCCTGGGTGGCGAATTTCGGCGAGACGCTCGACGCGATGTCGAATGCGTCCTCGGCCGCCGTTCCCGAGCCCGCGGCCCTGGCCGTGCTCGCCATGGGGCTGGCCGGCTTGGTGTCGCGTCGCCGCCGCTGA
- a CDS encoding ExeA family protein → MYEDYWQLDSKPFEADPGPAGYYPCESHEGAALKLRYAIDQGRGAAALAGPSGVGKTLLLRRLASELDPATTPVVRLAFPRLSDRELLALLADRLEAPADPEGRVSADATLGRLERLVERNAESGVRPVVVLDEAQLLEDAGLLETVRLLIDLFDGGQAPWTLLLVGQMGLISTLARTPGLDERLAVKALVRTLTPEETSGYIGRRLEAAGATREVFSAEAIERISQVTGGVPRRINRLGDLALVVGFADGSPRIEAHHIDAVNNELVTASLE, encoded by the coding sequence ATGTACGAAGACTACTGGCAACTCGACAGCAAGCCGTTCGAGGCCGACCCCGGCCCGGCCGGCTACTACCCTTGCGAATCGCACGAGGGGGCGGCGCTCAAGCTCCGCTATGCGATCGACCAAGGCCGCGGCGCCGCGGCGCTCGCCGGCCCCAGCGGCGTGGGCAAAACGCTGCTGCTCAGGCGTCTCGCCTCAGAACTCGATCCGGCGACCACGCCGGTCGTGCGGCTGGCGTTCCCGCGCCTGAGCGACCGTGAGCTGCTCGCCCTACTGGCCGATCGGCTGGAGGCCCCCGCCGACCCCGAGGGACGCGTTTCGGCCGACGCCACGCTTGGCCGTCTTGAGCGTCTGGTGGAGCGCAACGCCGAGAGCGGCGTGCGGCCCGTCGTCGTACTGGACGAGGCGCAATTGCTCGAAGACGCCGGCCTGCTGGAGACGGTGCGGCTGCTGATCGACCTGTTCGATGGCGGGCAGGCCCCTTGGACCCTCCTGCTGGTGGGGCAGATGGGGCTGATCTCGACGCTCGCACGCACGCCGGGCCTCGACGAGCGGCTGGCGGTCAAGGCGTTGGTCCGCACGCTCACCCCCGAGGAGACGTCCGGCTACATCGGCCGTCGCCTCGAAGCCGCGGGCGCCACCCGCGAGGTCTTCTCCGCCGAGGCGATCGAGCGGATCTCGCAGGTCACCGGCGGCGTGCCGCGGAGGATCAACCGCTTGGGCGACTTGGCCTTGGTGGTTGGCTTCGCCGACGGGTCGCCTCGTATCGAGGCGCATCACATCGACGCGGTGAACAACGAGCTCGTGACCGCCTCTCTCGAGTAA